The DNA window GAGATAAACGCTGTTACTATTCCAAAAGCTGCCATCTTAGCGAAGGAAAGAGCTAAGTTTTCCTTTGAAAGCTTTCCTAAGTACAATCCTATGAGTCCGAGGGATATCGTTGTGAGGACTATTGAAACGAGGGTTGCGAGGAACGGACTTGCGTTTAGCATAATCGCGAAGAAGAAAGGCAAAACAACTATGATGCTGCCGAAAATGGTGGAAGCTCCGTCGACGAGACTTCTCGTCAAAACTCTTCTCCTGACTCTCTTGTAAATTTCCGTCTCCTTTAAATTTTTGAGCATCGCCTTCTCTATTTTAACTATTTGCATCTCTTCTTCGATTCTCTCAGCCGTGAAGGCTCCGAATATGTTGGACAAACCGTTCGCCACTCCCCCACCGATTCCGGCAGCTATTATAATCGATATTTCCGCTCCCGATGCTCCGATGACCACTCCGAGGGTTGAAAGAGAGCCGTCTATGAAGCCCCTAACGAGCTGCCTCTCCACAAATTGAGTTGTAAACTCTTCTTTTATTCTTTTTCTCTCAACTTCGCAGCAATGTTATCGAACTTCTTACTTACCTCCTCTCCAAATAGTTTCGTGAGTACTTTGTGAAGCTCCTCTTCAGCAAGAACGTCTTCTATGATTTCCTCAATCTCGTAAATTCGGAAGCCGAATTTTCTTTCCACGTAGGCTAAAGGCATGAAGAGAACCTTACCTTTGTACTCTATAGCCGGAGACATCAGCTTTTTTACGTTCCCAGTTTTTAGCAAATAGCTTACGAAATTGCTTTGTAAGAATTCGTCGCTCTCGTAATTCCCATCGAGGATCGAATATTCTTCAGCTTCGTCCAACTCCTTTTCCGCGCATATCTTGTAGTATTCGACGAAAAGCTTCTCTATCAAATCCTCCCATCTCCCAATTCTGTCCGCGAGTTCTATCAGCTTTTTATTCGTCGGATCTTCGCGAAGAGCATTTAAAAGCTGGGATTTCGCACTCTGAACTCTCGGGTAAATTACGTGTTCGTATAAATCCCTTTCGAGAACGTTAGCTTGGTAAAAACCTCTCTCAGCGTCCCACTCTATCCACTTCTGCACTCTCAAAGCGATTTCATGCATCAACTCGTCTATCGCTTTTTTCGAGAGCATATCAAATGAAAAATACTTATAGATCTTTATTCCACTTTCGCTCGATGAGCGGTAGCGTGCTTTACTTCTCCTACACTGGCAATTCGAAAAAAATTGCCAAAACTCTCGCTAAGGAAGTTAAAGCGAAGCTCATCGAAGTTAAGCCAGTTTTAGAACTCCCTTACGTTTTCTGGCTATCTTTGTCTTTCTTTCCCCTGCTCGGGTTTCCGGTTAAAGATGTTGAGGTGAAAGACTACAGGGTAGCCGTATGCTTCCCGAAATGGACGTTCAATTGCCCTCCGATAACGGAGCTCCTTAAGAGGGGCGTTTTTAGAGGGAAAAAAGTGTTTCTGTTCATCTCCTACGCCGGATGGAGAGAAAAGGAGTACGCTGACTTTTACGAGAAGCTCTTCGAGAGTTTCGGGGCTAAAGTTCAGCTCGTGGAACTTGTCAAAAGAGACGAGTTAAAGAGCTCTCAGATAGTCAGGTT is part of the Ferroglobus placidus DSM 10642 genome and encodes:
- a CDS encoding TIGR00267 family protein; amino-acid sequence: MERQLVRGFIDGSLSTLGVVIGASGAEISIIIAAGIGGGVANGLSNIFGAFTAERIEEEMQIVKIEKAMLKNLKETEIYKRVRRRVLTRSLVDGASTIFGSIIVVLPFFFAIMLNASPFLATLVSIVLTTISLGLIGLYLGKLSKENLALSFAKMAAFGIVTAFISMLVEKGVHFALS
- a CDS encoding flavodoxin family protein, translated to MSGSVLYFSYTGNSKKIAKTLAKEVKAKLIEVKPVLELPYVFWLSLSFFPLLGFPVKDVEVKDYRVAVCFPKWTFNCPPITELLKRGVFRGKKVFLFISYAGWREKEYADFYEKLFESFGAKVQLVELVKRDELKSSQIVRFKNLWML